From Halococcus saccharolyticus DSM 5350, a single genomic window includes:
- a CDS encoding helicase C-terminal domain-containing protein, with the protein MNPARIESEFPAPSYRGNQQAALHEIREAFAAGNDVVLVRAPTGSGKSLLARAIAGCAVRADEAAPAEPVGAYYTTPQVSQLDDVAADPLLSDLQVIRGKRNYTCLVAGETDTPVDRAPCARETGFDCSIRHRCPYFSDRAIASNRSIAAMTLAYFMQTAGSEAFGQRDVAVIDEAHGLAEWAEMYATIDLRPDTVPVWDELSIPDIDGAEAAARFADRLSGVCGRRKDTLVGADELTIAEVTERDRLQELISNLDWFVSDYRDPGSASTWIVDQPGGEGGTVTIKPLNPERYLQHTVWDRANNFALLSATILDKEGFCRGVGLDPDDAALVDVSHTFPVENRPLYDVTQGKMTYEHRDETLPKIARLIVQLMTRHAEEKGIVHAHSYAIAERLVDRLREFGVGERIRTHDRENRDEALETWLATDDPELFVSVKMEEALDLEGDLARWQVLCKAPYPNTRDSRVARRLEEGQWGWYYRTALKTVIQACGRVVRAPDDHGATYLADASLLDLFDRSRGAMPDWFAAQVDRMSRSELPEFDPDAAGGDGGSVGTAATNRRTRSSRTDPDDHPLADVWGSD; encoded by the coding sequence GTGAACCCCGCCCGGATCGAGAGCGAGTTTCCCGCGCCATCCTACCGGGGGAACCAGCAGGCAGCCCTCCACGAGATCCGCGAGGCGTTCGCGGCGGGCAACGACGTCGTGCTGGTGCGCGCGCCCACAGGTTCGGGGAAGTCGCTGCTCGCACGGGCGATCGCGGGGTGTGCGGTGCGGGCCGACGAGGCCGCACCTGCCGAACCGGTCGGCGCGTACTACACCACCCCGCAAGTCTCCCAGCTCGACGACGTGGCGGCCGATCCCCTCCTCTCTGATCTCCAGGTCATCCGCGGCAAGCGCAACTACACGTGTCTGGTCGCTGGCGAAACCGACACCCCGGTGGATCGTGCGCCGTGTGCGCGCGAGACAGGCTTCGACTGTTCGATCAGACACCGCTGTCCGTACTTCTCTGATCGGGCGATCGCCTCGAACCGTTCGATCGCGGCGATGACGCTCGCCTACTTCATGCAGACCGCGGGCTCCGAGGCCTTCGGCCAGCGCGACGTGGCGGTGATCGACGAGGCTCACGGACTCGCCGAGTGGGCCGAGATGTACGCCACCATCGACCTCCGGCCCGACACGGTACCGGTGTGGGACGAGCTTTCGATCCCCGACATCGACGGCGCTGAGGCCGCAGCCCGCTTCGCCGACCGTCTCTCGGGCGTCTGCGGTCGCCGGAAGGACACGCTCGTGGGAGCCGACGAACTCACGATCGCGGAAGTCACCGAGCGCGACCGACTGCAAGAACTCATCTCGAACCTCGACTGGTTCGTCTCGGACTACCGGGACCCGGGGAGTGCGAGCACGTGGATCGTCGATCAGCCGGGCGGTGAGGGTGGAACGGTGACGATCAAGCCGCTCAACCCCGAACGCTACCTCCAGCATACGGTCTGGGACCGCGCCAACAACTTCGCGCTGCTGTCGGCGACCATTCTCGACAAAGAGGGGTTCTGTCGTGGCGTCGGGCTCGATCCCGACGACGCGGCGCTGGTCGACGTCTCCCATACATTTCCAGTCGAGAATCGACCACTGTACGACGTGACGCAGGGAAAGATGACCTACGAGCACCGCGACGAGACCCTCCCGAAGATCGCGCGCCTGATCGTCCAGCTCATGACCCGTCACGCCGAGGAAAAGGGGATCGTCCACGCCCACTCCTACGCCATCGCGGAGCGTCTCGTGGATCGTCTGCGGGAGTTCGGCGTCGGCGAGCGGATCCGTACGCACGACCGCGAGAACCGGGACGAGGCGCTGGAGACGTGGCTCGCGACCGACGATCCCGAACTATTTGTATCGGTGAAAATGGAGGAGGCGCTCGATCTGGAGGGGGATCTCGCCCGATGGCAGGTGCTCTGCAAGGCCCCGTATCCGAACACTCGTGATTCGCGGGTCGCGCGGCGGCTGGAGGAGGGCCAGTGGGGCTGGTACTACCGAACGGCGCTCAAGACCGTGATCCAGGCGTGCGGTCGAGTCGTGCGCGCGCCCGACGATCACGGCGCGACGTATCTCGCGGACGCGAGCCTGCTCGACCTGTTCGATCGCTCGCGCGGCGCGATGCCCGACTGGTTCGCCGCTCAGGTCGATCGGATGAGCCGTTCGGAACTACCAGAGTTCGATCCCGACGCTGCCGGCGGCGACGGTGGCAGTGTCGGTACCGCCGCCACGAATCGGCGGACGCGAAGCTCACGGACCGATCCCGACGACCACCCACTCGCCGACGTCTGGGGATCGGACTGA
- a CDS encoding DUF7561 family protein — protein MTTEPCDGCGRAVQIAGGIANLWTFGGDASEGLTLEFEDGSEHLLCYDCIEELPEDARARDVAALDGYEHTIDE, from the coding sequence ATGACTACCGAGCCGTGTGACGGCTGTGGGCGTGCGGTGCAGATCGCGGGCGGGATCGCGAACCTCTGGACGTTTGGCGGTGACGCGAGCGAGGGGCTGACCCTCGAATTCGAAGACGGCTCCGAGCATCTCCTCTGTTATGACTGTATCGAGGAACTCCCCGAGGACGCGCGGGCGAGGGACGTCGCGGCGCTCGACGGGTACGAGCACACGATCGACGAGTAG
- a CDS encoding NAD(P)H-binding protein, with the protein MRVLVTGATGFVGSRLVPALIEAGHDVRVLTRDADGYDGPAGEVCEGDILDAGTFEHALEGIDAAYYLIHSMESGTDFAARDRRAAHNFQRAASEAGIDRVLYLGGLGETRQGLSEHLMSRREVETILADGSYDLTTLRAAIIVGEGSSSFAMVEQLVHRLPVMITPKWVRTECQPIAIADVIAYLVGCLDVPETAGDTFEIGGPEVLTYRELLERTAGIADRSLFILPVPVLSPKLSAYWVDLVTDIPKAVAHPLILGLKNTVVVDDTRIEELVPIERTDFTTAVERALGQQTEPDSAERAERAQIEPER; encoded by the coding sequence ATGCGCGTGTTGGTGACCGGCGCGACGGGGTTCGTCGGAAGTCGCCTCGTCCCGGCGCTGATCGAGGCGGGCCACGACGTCAGAGTGCTCACCCGCGACGCCGACGGGTACGACGGGCCGGCCGGCGAGGTGTGCGAGGGCGACATCCTCGATGCCGGCACGTTCGAACACGCTCTGGAAGGGATCGACGCCGCGTACTACCTCATCCACTCGATGGAGTCCGGGACCGACTTCGCGGCGCGAGATCGCCGAGCGGCCCACAACTTCCAGCGCGCGGCGAGCGAGGCGGGTATCGATCGGGTGCTCTACCTCGGTGGGCTGGGCGAAACCCGCCAGGGCCTCTCCGAGCACCTGATGTCCCGCCGCGAGGTCGAGACCATCCTCGCCGACGGCAGCTACGACCTCACCACGCTCCGGGCTGCGATCATCGTGGGCGAGGGCTCGTCGAGCTTCGCGATGGTCGAACAGCTCGTCCACCGGCTTCCAGTGATGATCACGCCGAAGTGGGTCCGTACCGAGTGCCAGCCCATCGCGATCGCGGACGTGATCGCCTATCTCGTGGGCTGTCTCGACGTCCCCGAAACCGCGGGTGACACCTTCGAGATCGGCGGTCCCGAGGTGCTGACCTACCGCGAACTCCTCGAACGCACCGCCGGGATCGCCGATCGGTCGCTGTTCATCCTTCCCGTGCCGGTGCTCTCGCCGAAGCTCTCGGCGTACTGGGTTGATCTCGTCACCGACATCCCGAAGGCGGTCGCCCACCCGCTGATCCTTGGGCTCAAGAACACCGTCGTGGTCGACGACACGCGGATCGAGGAGCTGGTGCCGATCGAGCGCACCGACTTCACGACTGCTGTCGAACGGGCACTCGGCCAGCAAACGGAGCCTGACTCGGCCGAACGCGCCGAGCGGGCACAGATCGAACCCGAGCGATGA
- a CDS encoding DUF7530 family protein, with amino-acid sequence MSRPTDFGETWTYESIVGALPGIEVSTTLALAIQLGVFEAGVVVLAWFYDLWDLVFVGSAAVFVAGIGSIEMVRVARRIRSVDLPDAYRRLVFGSNMDVLLAVLAFCAMLTYLFVPNPASDRAPLLDRLLGPDPPVLVVYFLLLVLWDVCYRIGTGWWATVTALWRSYRYRFDADTAHTFFWADVETIAFGVIQLLLVPFVLDYPVLLAVLLAHVSAVLVVTSASLWLLHTKRRAVEDATAT; translated from the coding sequence ATGAGTCGGCCCACCGACTTCGGCGAGACGTGGACCTACGAGAGCATCGTCGGCGCGCTTCCGGGCATCGAAGTTTCGACCACGCTCGCGCTCGCGATCCAGCTCGGTGTGTTCGAGGCGGGTGTGGTCGTCCTCGCGTGGTTCTACGACCTCTGGGATCTCGTGTTCGTCGGCAGCGCCGCGGTGTTCGTCGCCGGCATCGGCTCCATCGAAATGGTGCGAGTCGCACGGCGCATCCGATCGGTCGACCTGCCCGACGCCTACCGCCGCCTCGTGTTCGGCTCGAACATGGACGTCCTCCTCGCGGTGCTCGCGTTCTGTGCGATGTTGACTTACCTGTTCGTGCCGAACCCCGCCAGCGACCGCGCCCCGCTGCTCGATCGATTGTTGGGCCCCGATCCGCCCGTCCTCGTGGTCTACTTCCTCCTCCTCGTGCTCTGGGACGTCTGTTATCGTATCGGAACGGGCTGGTGGGCGACCGTGACTGCGCTCTGGCGTTCGTACCGCTACCGGTTCGACGCCGACACCGCACACACCTTCTTCTGGGCCGACGTCGAGACGATCGCGTTCGGCGTCATTCAACTCTTACTCGTCCCGTTCGTGCTCGACTATCCGGTGCTTCTCGCGGTGCTCCTCGCTCACGTCTCGGCGGTGCTCGTGGTCACGAGCGCATCGCTCTGGTTGTTACACACGAAACGGAGGGCGGTGGAGGACGCTACCGCGACTTGA
- a CDS encoding DUF5786 family protein produces the protein MSMGAYDAAEHQRREEKTSEVGANAADDDERTQYEGDVEYDVGDADADDLLAQFREIKSR, from the coding sequence ATGTCAATGGGTGCCTATGACGCGGCCGAACACCAACGCCGCGAGGAGAAGACGAGCGAAGTGGGCGCGAACGCCGCTGACGACGACGAGCGGACCCAGTACGAAGGCGACGTCGAGTACGATGTCGGCGATGCGGATGCGGACGATCTGCTCGCGCAGTTCCGCGAGATCAAGTCGCGGTAG
- a CDS encoding DUF5784 family protein — MAGPLRFRRSRERWDASRVRRDLHAPLDETFGATLSSAWYKPPGGYTACRLEMKNGDRALFVWDENAYWLGNTKTPEALWRTEKYTFEEVPYPVARWAQRELLAELDMTDPWLAAYEHVAWFFLPILFSKDGRASSRAFFADHAAGFPDANAEDALGFYERFLSSGVFDDHRYTMAAKLGTSEHVDRTRMSATMGEFNAAKLLTDAGYAPTPEIELDSGYALDFRVTTDRGPVLVEVTRPGRPAGRSAGTPAAAIRQTGAAKTDDQLAAHPDAVLFVDCSSFHDDEWAALAGERPDAGHRPAVVFRARPDGSVAGYEKGSVPLALDDVLGK; from the coding sequence GTGGCTGGTCCCCTTCGGTTCCGGCGCTCACGCGAGCGGTGGGACGCCTCTCGCGTGCGACGCGATCTCCACGCGCCGCTCGACGAGACCTTCGGCGCGACGCTCTCCTCGGCGTGGTACAAACCACCCGGCGGCTACACCGCCTGCCGCCTCGAAATGAAAAACGGCGACCGCGCGCTGTTCGTCTGGGACGAGAACGCCTACTGGCTCGGCAACACGAAAACTCCGGAAGCGCTGTGGCGCACCGAGAAGTACACCTTCGAGGAGGTGCCCTATCCCGTGGCGCGGTGGGCCCAGCGCGAACTTCTCGCCGAACTCGACATGACCGATCCGTGGCTCGCGGCGTACGAACACGTCGCGTGGTTCTTCCTGCCGATCCTCTTCTCGAAAGACGGCCGGGCGAGCTCGCGAGCCTTCTTCGCCGACCACGCCGCGGGCTTTCCGGACGCTAACGCCGAGGACGCACTCGGATTCTACGAGCGATTCCTTTCTTCGGGCGTGTTCGACGATCACCGCTACACCATGGCGGCGAAGCTCGGCACCAGCGAGCACGTCGATCGGACGCGAATGAGCGCGACGATGGGCGAGTTCAACGCCGCGAAACTCCTCACCGACGCCGGCTACGCTCCCACACCGGAGATCGAACTCGACTCGGGCTACGCCCTGGATTTCCGCGTGACGACCGACCGCGGCCCCGTTCTGGTCGAGGTCACGCGCCCCGGACGGCCCGCCGGGCGATCCGCGGGCACGCCGGCGGCCGCGATCCGCCAAACTGGTGCGGCGAAGACCGACGACCAGCTCGCCGCCCATCCCGACGCCGTCCTCTTCGTCGACTGTTCGTCGTTTCACGACGACGAGTGGGCTGCACTCGCGGGCGAACGTCCCGACGCCGGCCATCGGCCGGCGGTCGTCTTCCGTGCGCGGCCCGATGGCTCGGTTGCGGGTTACGAGAAAGGGTCGGTCCCGCTCGCACTCGACGACGTTCTCGGGAAGTAG
- a CDS encoding DUF5789 family protein, which translates to MQCMIEVEDRLDAHSYPATTDELIDAYGGIELSLPNGTETFGDALGRIGSDTVESAEAARLVAYSAVGDAAIGRKGYSDRDPTAPGESGHDQVSL; encoded by the coding sequence ATGCAGTGCATGATCGAAGTGGAGGACCGGCTCGACGCCCACAGCTATCCCGCGACGACCGACGAGCTGATCGACGCCTACGGCGGAATCGAACTCTCGCTCCCGAACGGCACCGAGACGTTTGGCGATGCGCTGGGGCGGATCGGATCCGACACCGTGGAATCGGCGGAGGCCGCGCGGCTCGTGGCCTACAGCGCAGTCGGCGATGCGGCGATCGGCCGGAAGGGGTACTCCGACCGCGATCCGACCGCGCCCGGCGAGTCCGGCCACGATCAGGTGTCACTTTAA
- a CDS encoding PHP domain-containing protein, translating to MPPVADLHVHTTNSDGTMSLHEVPHAARTAGVEIVAITDHERLHDDLDTPTDDLDGVPVIHGIELRVETDAGQVDLLGYGVEPTPELAREIDRLQADRVERGHAIVDCAEDRLDTELPLEPAAGIGRPDIARAIADVTEYDYQGAFEEVIGRGCPCFVARNLPDFERGAALLAETCGLVSLAHPLRYGDPETALELTGSAYVDGVERHYEYGRSVDPTPVDRAIERHDLVPTGGSDAHDDVLGRAGLDREGFDRVAKRLP from the coding sequence ATGCCGCCCGTCGCCGACCTCCACGTTCACACGACGAACTCCGACGGGACGATGAGTCTCCACGAGGTCCCCCACGCGGCCCGCACGGCCGGCGTCGAGATCGTCGCCATCACCGATCACGAGCGCCTCCACGACGATCTCGACACCCCGACCGACGACCTCGATGGCGTGCCCGTGATCCACGGGATCGAACTCCGGGTCGAGACCGACGCGGGCCAGGTCGATCTGCTGGGCTACGGCGTCGAGCCGACGCCCGAACTTGCCCGCGAGATCGACCGGCTCCAGGCCGACCGGGTCGAACGCGGCCACGCGATCGTCGACTGTGCCGAGGACCGTCTTGATACTGAGCTCCCGCTCGAACCCGCCGCGGGCATCGGCCGACCCGACATCGCGCGCGCGATCGCCGACGTTACCGAGTACGACTATCAGGGAGCTTTCGAGGAGGTGATCGGTCGCGGCTGTCCGTGTTTCGTCGCCCGGAACCTCCCGGATTTCGAGCGTGGGGCCGCCCTCCTCGCCGAGACGTGTGGTCTCGTCTCGCTCGCTCACCCGCTGCGCTACGGTGATCCCGAGACCGCGCTCGAACTTACGGGCTCGGCGTACGTCGACGGCGTCGAGCGCCACTACGAGTACGGTCGGTCGGTGGATCCGACGCCGGTCGACCGCGCGATCGAACGCCACGATCTCGTTCCAACCGGTGGAAGCGACGCCCACGACGACGTACTCGGGCGTGCGGGGCTCGACCGCGAGGGGTTCGATCGCGTCGCCAAACGTCTCCCCTAA
- a CDS encoding DUF6757 family protein, giving the protein MQCHYCETEAAVAVEKNALKVGLCRTHLRERLQELADDDALAGIEDELDIDRS; this is encoded by the coding sequence ATGCAGTGTCACTACTGCGAGACCGAAGCCGCCGTCGCCGTCGAGAAGAACGCTCTGAAGGTCGGTCTCTGCCGAACACACCTCCGCGAGCGACTCCAGGAGCTCGCCGACGACGACGCGCTCGCCGGGATCGAAGACGAACTCGACATCGATCGATCCTGA
- a CDS encoding cupin domain-containing protein, translating into MPVDETDLDWSPIGPDDTDFRRKQLGDADGGDQLGCSLYELPAGERSWPYHYHTKNEEAVYVLAGAGILRLDDEEYSLSAGTYVALPTGEEHAHRIVNDGDETLRYLVLSTMDEPDVVGYPDAGAVGVYAGSPPGGDEDDRVLSGFFDPEDRLDFWSDVADAGSTTVAESSDASEN; encoded by the coding sequence ATGCCCGTCGACGAAACCGACCTCGACTGGAGCCCGATCGGCCCCGACGACACCGACTTCCGGCGCAAACAGCTCGGCGACGCCGACGGTGGCGACCAGTTGGGCTGTAGCCTCTACGAACTCCCCGCCGGCGAGCGCTCGTGGCCGTACCACTACCACACGAAAAACGAAGAGGCGGTGTACGTCCTCGCTGGTGCTGGAATCCTGCGCCTCGACGACGAGGAGTACTCGCTGTCGGCCGGCACGTACGTCGCGCTTCCGACCGGCGAGGAACACGCCCACCGGATCGTGAACGACGGCGACGAGACGCTCCGCTACCTCGTGCTGTCGACGATGGACGAGCCCGACGTGGTGGGCTATCCCGACGCGGGTGCGGTCGGGGTGTACGCCGGCTCGCCGCCCGGTGGCGACGAGGACGACCGTGTGCTCTCGGGGTTCTTCGATCCCGAGGATCGGCTCGACTTCTGGTCCGACGTGGCCGATGCGGGATCGACGACGGTGGCGGAGTCGAGCGATGCGTCCGAAAACTGA
- a CDS encoding DCC1-like thiol-disulfide oxidoreductase family protein, with product MSSADRSARPRLVYDDDCGFCTWWAEWAVLNGEFEPCGFSELTDAERDRLPDGWEECVHLFADGTVYSCGAATEEVLARTGTVPPTILGFLNGFADYEGLREDLYRKVADRRDLLGKIVSAEPPAKSR from the coding sequence ATGAGCAGCGCCGACCGATCCGCGCGGCCGCGACTCGTCTACGACGACGACTGTGGGTTCTGTACGTGGTGGGCCGAGTGGGCCGTGCTGAACGGCGAGTTCGAGCCGTGCGGCTTCTCGGAACTCACCGACGCCGAGCGCGACCGCCTCCCCGACGGCTGGGAGGAGTGCGTCCACCTCTTCGCTGACGGCACGGTGTACTCCTGTGGGGCGGCCACCGAGGAGGTCCTCGCGCGCACCGGCACGGTTCCACCTACGATTCTCGGCTTCTTGAACGGGTTTGCGGACTACGAGGGGCTCCGCGAGGACCTCTATCGAAAGGTCGCCGACCGACGAGATCTGCTCGGGAAGATCGTCAGCGCCGAGCCGCCGGCCAAGTCCCGATAG